From Acidobacteriota bacterium:
CGCCACGAACGTCGCGACGACGTTACCGTCGGCATCGATCAGCTCGAGAAGTCCCTTGTGCCCGCGAGCACCGGCTGTCTTCTCCAGAGCGGCCACGAGCTCCTGATCGACGTCTCTCTGGTCGACGCACGCCATCTTGGTCAATGCGAGCGTGCCGAAGGTGATCTTCGGCTTCTTGATCTCGTAGGATCCAGTGAATCGGTTGCAGCCGCCGGTGCCGCCGACCATGCCGTGCTCCGAGCTGAGCATGATGTGAGGCTCGCGCCGTCCTTCGAGCGCAGGCGCCGGCTGGTCGCCGATGTGCGTGAGCTTCCAGTAGGTGTCCTCGAGACTCGGACGTGACGATGGGCGTTCGCTCGCCACGTGACGGAGCATCAGCTCGACCT
This genomic window contains:
- a CDS encoding YbaY family lipoprotein, encoding MKIESLVALPVLVLLACVVFACATASAGSSVRGTVMYRERIALPPGAVLEVTLQDVSRQDVAAETLGSVTIEDPGSPPFAFEIPYDADAIDERFTYAVRATITADGRLLFTTDTTYPVLTRGAGDEVELMLRHVASERPSSRPSLEDTYWKLTHIGDQPAPALEGRREPHIMLSSEHGMVGGTGGCNRFTGSYEIKKPKITFGTLALTKMACVDQRDVDQELVAALEKTAGARGHKGLLELIDADGNVVATFVAKE